A single genomic interval of Bacteroidota bacterium harbors:
- a CDS encoding DUF1311 domain-containing protein: MKTYKIIFGLMAFGLTGPVMADIETEPHPIDLKYEACMEKTNGYPAMMACVETANSEWQKEMSSIYEKLQSRLKPKDHSTLEKAQKAWQAYHDAEFALYNAMQAGEEVDAYMFAEKKMRVIGNRAKALQNFSDYLFLAEPEQ; encoded by the coding sequence ATGAAAACATACAAGATCATTTTCGGCTTGATGGCCTTTGGCCTAACCGGGCCTGTTATGGCCGATATCGAAACCGAACCTCACCCGATCGACCTCAAATACGAGGCCTGCATGGAAAAGACAAACGGTTATCCGGCGATGATGGCTTGCGTTGAAACGGCCAATTCGGAATGGCAAAAAGAGATGTCTTCGATCTATGAGAAACTGCAAAGCCGGTTAAAACCGAAAGACCATTCGACATTGGAGAAAGCCCAAAAGGCTTGGCAGGCATACCATGATGCAGAATTTGCTCTTTATAATGCGATGCAGGCCGGCGAAGAAGTTGACGCCTACATGTTCGCCGAAAAGAAAATGCGAGTGATAGGAAACCGAGCGAAGGCGCTGCAGAATTTTAGCGATTATTTGTTTTTGGCGGAGCCAGAACAGTGA
- a CDS encoding exopolysaccharide biosynthesis protein, with product MKKITDDPSKARHISLSKTQQADLQTDSLGEKLNVMTGNLPTSGVSLAEIRDIVGQDGLLLLIAFLAIIFMVPVSIPGISTVFGAAILLIGTSRLFGRKLWLPKCIAQRVLPTEKLRKGLKQSSLWLHRLERLSRPHRLNWLTSNWVAEMLNNCALITASALLMAPFGLIPFSNTLPALALLFIAIGLLQQDGLCILFGHLANLCAFIYFISIMAGGTTAIRQALWHLMEKAS from the coding sequence ATGAAAAAAATTACAGATGATCCGAGCAAAGCGCGTCACATTTCTCTGAGCAAAACGCAACAGGCTGACTTGCAAACAGACTCTCTAGGGGAAAAGCTCAATGTCATGACTGGCAACTTGCCGACGAGTGGCGTTTCGCTGGCGGAGATCAGAGATATTGTCGGACAGGATGGTTTATTGCTGCTCATAGCGTTCCTTGCAATCATTTTCATGGTACCTGTGTCTATTCCGGGTATTAGTACCGTTTTCGGCGCCGCCATCCTGTTGATCGGCACCAGTCGGCTTTTCGGTCGCAAGCTATGGCTGCCGAAATGCATCGCACAACGCGTGTTGCCGACCGAAAAACTTCGGAAGGGATTAAAGCAAAGCAGCCTATGGTTGCATCGACTGGAACGCTTGAGTCGTCCCCATCGACTGAATTGGTTGACGTCCAACTGGGTGGCGGAAATGCTGAACAACTGCGCGCTAATAACGGCTTCCGCCTTGCTTATGGCCCCTTTTGGGCTTATCCCTTTCAGCAACACATTACCCGCTCTTGCGCTGCTATTTATCGCCATTGGACTGTTGCAGCAGGATGGTCTCTGCATCCTGTTCGGGCATCTAGCCAACCTCTGCGCATTTATTTACTTTATCAGCATCATGGCCGGAGGCACTACGGCCATCCGTCAGGCGCTTTGGCATCTTATGGAAAAAGCGTCATGA
- a CDS encoding recombinase family protein yields the protein MQTNTTTPFHRIGYARVSSTGQNLDSQIDALQKAGCGKIFSDKMTGSHMDRPGWDQLLEYARPGDTLVVSELSRMTRSLMDLLTTAKVLEQRQINLVSLRENIDTTSATGRCFLSMMGAIHQMERELRAERAAAGRSSAKARGKTGGRPKTDPEKLENARILYENSDKTAAEVCEITGVGRRKFFSYVAEKRNGSGKT from the coding sequence ATGCAAACCAATACGACTACGCCATTTCATCGAATCGGCTATGCCCGAGTCAGCAGTACCGGCCAAAATCTGGATTCTCAGATTGATGCGTTGCAAAAAGCCGGGTGCGGCAAAATATTTTCCGACAAGATGACCGGCTCGCACATGGATCGACCCGGCTGGGATCAGCTTTTAGAATATGCTCGCCCAGGCGATACCTTGGTCGTCAGTGAACTAAGCCGCATGACGCGCTCGTTGATGGATTTACTGACAACGGCAAAGGTGTTGGAACAGCGGCAAATTAACTTAGTGTCATTGCGCGAAAATATCGATACTACATCCGCAACTGGCCGTTGTTTCTTGTCGATGATGGGCGCTATTCACCAAATGGAACGGGAACTTCGCGCAGAGCGGGCGGCTGCCGGCCGTTCGTCCGCTAAAGCGCGGGGCAAAACGGGTGGAAGACCTAAAACTGACCCAGAAAAATTGGAGAATGCCAGAATCCTCTATGAAAACTCAGACAAAACTGCCGCCGAGGTTTGTGAGATTACCGGCGTAGGGAGACGAAAATTCTTCTCCTACGTGGCAGAGAAACGGAATGGTTCTGGTAAAACGTAA
- a CDS encoding ParB/RepB/Spo0J family partition protein, protein MAKDIKKMLEKKLQENTQRHASAEQSVNFDQGRELVSVLVGKIEPNPYQPRRIFPQDELDKLAQSIAEVGLLEPILLRKTGDGYQIAAGERRWRAHKQIERRHIDAVVMEISDSDMAVFALAENIDREDLSDYEIGIALKQVEKAFPTKKKLAESLGLNRQDMYRYYAYDDLPAFIIEDLNKNPRLLSRSAANDIKRLLNENKDHPAVNDYLAEAWDLLLSSDLDQTKIAAYVARKLKGHETRDSHIQDAHNLIRDGKKVGNIARTEKHITVKLNASVLNAEQEQKLKDFLEELIQGEE, encoded by the coding sequence GTGGCTAAAGACATCAAAAAAATGCTGGAGAAAAAGCTGCAGGAAAACACGCAGCGTCATGCCTCGGCCGAGCAGTCCGTCAATTTCGACCAAGGCAGGGAGCTCGTTTCGGTTCTAGTCGGAAAGATTGAGCCGAACCCGTACCAGCCCCGCCGTATTTTCCCGCAAGACGAATTAGACAAATTGGCCCAGTCGATCGCCGAAGTCGGTTTGCTGGAGCCAATCTTGCTCAGGAAAACCGGAGATGGCTACCAAATCGCCGCCGGCGAGCGCCGCTGGCGGGCGCATAAGCAAATCGAGCGGCGCCATATCGATGCCGTGGTTATGGAGATATCCGATAGCGATATGGCGGTATTCGCGCTGGCCGAAAATATCGACCGTGAGGATCTGAGTGATTACGAAATCGGCATTGCCCTGAAACAAGTCGAGAAAGCCTTCCCGACCAAGAAAAAGCTGGCCGAGTCGCTAGGGCTTAACCGCCAGGATATGTACCGCTATTACGCTTATGACGACCTACCCGCATTTATTATAGAGGACCTTAACAAGAATCCGCGTTTATTGTCGAGATCGGCGGCCAACGACATCAAGCGGCTTTTGAACGAGAACAAGGATCATCCGGCCGTCAACGATTATTTGGCGGAAGCGTGGGACTTGCTGTTGAGCAGCGACCTGGACCAAACCAAGATCGCGGCTTATGTCGCGCGCAAGCTCAAGGGTCACGAAACCAGAGACAGTCACATCCAGGACGCGCATAACTTGATCAGGGACGGCAAGAAGGTCGGCAATATCGCCAGGACCGAAAAGCACATCACCGTAAAGCTGAATGCAAGCGTCTTGAACGCCGAACAAGAGCAGAAACTGAAGGATTTCCTCGAAGAACTGATCCAAGGTGAAGAGTAA
- a CDS encoding cation-transporting P-type ATPase, producing MKRPNTTGWHELAETQALDALNADALKGLSTQESKNRQARFGANRLTPKKGKHPLLLFLSQFHDPLIYILLVSALITGSLKSWVDASVIFGVVFLNAIIGFIQEFNALRAIDALSRALSISAAVLRDGVRQVVPAMELVPGDIVFLQSGDKVAADLRLIKLRDLQIDESALTGESVPVEKNTQSLPPDTVLADRRNMAYSSTLVTYGTGVGMVVETGDRTEIGRINQMIAEATELETPLTHKIRQFSRLLMWFILGLALLTFLAGWLRGQDPIDTFIASVALAVAAIPEGLPVAVTITLAIGVARMAKRHVIIRKLPAVETLGGTTIICSDKTGTLTQNQMTVQAIYAAGVNYEVTGSGYEPRGEFLANGAPTDPQNQGVLMECLKAGLLCNDARIVQGGEGWKLEGDPTEGALLVSACKAGLNHADITKTHPRLDAIPFESAHQFMATLHHNHAADAHHIYLKGSLESILVRCDAALDQDVQRVPLDVHAIHEQVENMAAQGLRVLAFARGERPLDEHTLEHGGVSEGLSFIGLQGMIDPPRQEAIEAIARCWTAGIRVKMITGDHLGTAVAIARQIGLVDPHEPIQALDGQGLAAIADADLPVAAERTAVFARVAPEQKLRLVRVLQARGHIVAMTGDGVNDAPALRQANIGVAMGITGTEVSKEAAAMVLTDDNFASIAAAVEEGRGVYDNLVKFISWTLPTNIGQGLLILIAVLAGIELPILPGQVLWINMTTALFLGLVLAFEARERDIMQRPPRDPEQAILTGHLIFRTILVGLLLTGGAFGLFEWELLHGEGIYKARTAAVNMFVIGQAFYLLNCRSLTQSMFSLGLFSNPWLWPGVLAMMLAQAAFIYLPIMNWLFHSAPIGRDEWLLTLAAGLIIYVVIGTEKLITRRILERRVKTTSNRSVTRHSPSS from the coding sequence ATGAAAAGACCCAATACCACCGGTTGGCACGAACTAGCGGAAACTCAGGCACTCGACGCATTGAATGCCGATGCGTTGAAAGGCCTGAGCACACAAGAGTCTAAAAATCGTCAGGCCCGATTTGGCGCAAACCGCCTGACCCCCAAGAAAGGCAAGCATCCGCTCCTGCTGTTCCTGTCGCAGTTCCACGATCCTTTGATTTATATTTTGCTGGTATCGGCTTTGATCACCGGTTCATTGAAGAGTTGGGTGGATGCCTCCGTCATCTTCGGCGTAGTTTTCCTTAACGCCATTATTGGCTTTATCCAGGAATTCAATGCTCTGCGCGCCATTGACGCGTTGTCGCGTGCGCTGAGTATCAGCGCGGCCGTATTGCGCGATGGGGTCCGTCAAGTCGTCCCGGCGATGGAATTGGTTCCCGGTGACATCGTTTTCCTGCAATCCGGCGATAAGGTCGCGGCGGATTTGCGTCTGATCAAGCTACGGGATTTACAGATCGACGAATCGGCCCTCACCGGCGAATCGGTCCCGGTGGAAAAAAACACCCAATCACTTCCACCCGATACGGTTCTGGCTGATCGCCGCAACATGGCGTATTCCTCCACCCTGGTCACCTATGGCACTGGCGTCGGCATGGTGGTGGAAACGGGCGACCGCACGGAAATTGGCCGCATCAACCAGATGATCGCGGAAGCCACCGAACTGGAAACACCGCTGACCCATAAAATCAGGCAGTTCAGCCGGCTATTAATGTGGTTTATCCTGGGACTCGCATTGCTGACTTTTCTCGCCGGCTGGCTGAGAGGCCAGGACCCCATCGATACCTTCATCGCATCGGTCGCCCTGGCCGTGGCGGCTATCCCCGAGGGCTTGCCTGTGGCAGTGACCATCACCCTGGCTATTGGTGTCGCCCGCATGGCCAAACGTCATGTGATCATCCGCAAGTTGCCGGCGGTCGAAACGCTGGGCGGTACGACCATCATCTGCTCGGACAAAACCGGCACGCTGACCCAGAACCAAATGACCGTGCAGGCCATTTATGCGGCCGGGGTAAATTACGAAGTCACCGGTTCCGGTTATGAGCCCAGAGGCGAGTTCCTTGCGAATGGCGCGCCGACCGACCCGCAAAATCAGGGGGTGCTGATGGAATGTCTAAAGGCGGGTCTGCTTTGCAACGATGCACGCATTGTCCAGGGGGGCGAAGGCTGGAAACTGGAAGGTGATCCCACCGAGGGCGCCCTATTGGTCTCGGCCTGCAAGGCGGGGTTGAACCATGCGGACATTACGAAAACCCATCCGCGTCTGGATGCCATCCCGTTCGAGTCGGCCCATCAATTCATGGCCACCCTGCATCACAATCACGCGGCTGATGCTCATCACATCTATCTGAAAGGATCGCTGGAGAGCATTTTGGTTCGTTGCGATGCCGCCCTTGATCAAGACGTGCAGAGGGTTCCCCTGGATGTCCATGCCATTCATGAGCAGGTCGAAAACATGGCGGCACAAGGCCTGCGTGTCCTGGCCTTTGCACGGGGCGAGCGCCCGCTCGACGAGCACACGCTTGAACATGGCGGAGTGTCGGAGGGGCTCAGCTTCATTGGCCTGCAAGGCATGATAGACCCGCCTCGGCAGGAAGCCATCGAGGCGATAGCGCGTTGCTGGACAGCCGGGATACGTGTCAAGATGATCACCGGCGATCATCTGGGCACCGCCGTAGCCATCGCCCGCCAAATCGGCTTAGTAGATCCGCATGAACCGATCCAGGCTTTGGATGGCCAAGGACTGGCCGCGATCGCCGATGCGGATTTACCGGTGGCGGCGGAACGCACAGCTGTGTTTGCCCGTGTAGCGCCCGAACAAAAGCTCAGACTGGTGAGGGTCCTGCAAGCGCGTGGACACATCGTCGCGATGACCGGTGATGGCGTGAACGATGCACCGGCTCTGCGTCAGGCCAACATCGGTGTGGCCATGGGAATCACCGGTACCGAGGTGTCCAAGGAAGCTGCCGCAATGGTTCTGACTGACGACAACTTCGCGTCCATAGCCGCTGCGGTTGAGGAAGGGCGAGGCGTCTACGATAATTTGGTGAAGTTTATCAGTTGGACTTTGCCCACCAACATCGGCCAAGGCCTGTTGATCCTTATCGCTGTGCTTGCCGGTATTGAACTCCCCATCCTGCCCGGCCAAGTACTTTGGATCAACATGACCACGGCGCTATTCCTAGGTTTGGTCCTGGCCTTCGAAGCCCGTGAACGGGACATCATGCAACGTCCTCCGCGCGACCCCGAGCAAGCCATTCTCACGGGCCACCTGATTTTTCGTACCATTCTGGTGGGTCTGTTGTTAACTGGAGGAGCTTTCGGACTTTTCGAATGGGAACTTCTGCATGGAGAAGGCATCTACAAAGCCCGCACTGCCGCCGTTAATATGTTTGTTATCGGCCAAGCGTTCTATCTGCTGAATTGCCGCTCCCTGACCCAATCCATGTTTTCGCTGGGCCTGTTTTCCAATCCCTGGCTTTGGCCGGGCGTACTGGCTATGATGCTGGCACAAGCTGCCTTCATCTATCTGCCCATCATGAACTGGTTGTTCCACAGCGCGCCCATTGGTCGTGATGAATGGCTGCTGACACTTGCCGCGGGTCTGATTATCTATGTCGTTATCGGCACAGAAAAGCTAATAACCAGACGTATCCTGGAGCGGCGGGTAAAAACAACGTCAAACAGAAGTGTAACAAGACATTCACCTTCATCGTGA
- a CDS encoding Tn3 family transposase, protein MNVNSRRLSILTKSEIDDLYGLPRFSNDDRSLFFDLSVIEQKAVDAVYARSSAVHLILQIGYFKAKQQFFVYGREAVLDDLDYILHRYFPDQALDKIKTLSKPTRLEQQQIILQLFDYRLCDGEAKAALEQKAQRVAMLSTQPIYILRETLQYLTNQRLIAPGYTYLQDMVSRVVTGERRRITGLLEKAMTPDVDKQLEALLESEEGMYRISLLKHEPKDFSYRELRQEVERRKFFQPLYEFGQSFLGTAGLSNESIKYYASLVPFYSVYKLRRMAEPTTRLYLLCFAFHRFRQINDNLIEALISLIGQYEKQAKLAADEAMQQAIDEAGANLQAAGQVLELFIDNSIPDETPFAAVKEKAFELLNIESFPVVSSFMRNIELDKTAFEWSYYGTLRHKFKLNLRHLFCNLDFVCLVSDEPLLEAILFLQELLRQGKTPRQMNPANFPTGIIAKNLQRYLYTKAEEQKKKTLEVDRYEFLVYRELRKALEACDVFVRDSNEFRSFDDDLINAERWNKDKDAILQEIGAPILLTPIQDTLAALKQELEAKYKSVNQRIESGDNKHIKITGSGDKLRWTLVYPAEEESTNSPFYAQLPSIGVADLLWFVAERTGFLKSFAHVLERYVKQDTDPKLILACIVAMGTNMGLWKMAEVSGLSYSALLTTARNFLRAETLHAANDAISNATAALPVFQAYDIHHQKHSSSDGQHIVTQIDTINARHSSKFFALKKGVNAITLAMNHVPINAKIIGAHEHESHFVFDILYNNTTEIKPERHSTDTHGTNQVNFFTLRVFGYQFSPRYRDLHKKIDSLVGFQHPSRYGDILIKPSRKVFDTLICKEWPNIQRILASLAQKDVTQATIVRKLASYKRQNQTKKALWELDNICRSLHILDFIDDPILRQRIQKALNRGEAYHRMRRAISYVNAGKFRVKTEAEQQIWNDCSRLIANAIIHYNTLILSRVYELRLATGDQDAIEIIKGMSPVAWQNVNLIGKFEFTEENAKVDIDALAARYNDPDFWRKSLAGDSDL, encoded by the coding sequence ATGAACGTCAATTCGCGCCGCCTGTCTATCCTGACGAAAAGTGAAATCGATGATCTATACGGGTTGCCTCGTTTCAGCAATGACGACCGCAGTCTCTTCTTCGATTTAAGCGTGATTGAACAGAAAGCTGTCGACGCCGTTTATGCCCGTTCGTCGGCCGTCCATTTAATCCTTCAAATCGGGTATTTCAAGGCCAAGCAACAGTTTTTTGTTTACGGGCGGGAGGCCGTGCTCGACGACCTGGACTATATTCTCCATCGGTATTTCCCCGACCAGGCATTAGATAAGATCAAAACCCTTTCCAAGCCGACCCGGCTCGAACAGCAGCAGATCATCCTCCAGTTATTCGACTATCGCCTATGCGACGGCGAGGCCAAGGCGGCACTGGAACAGAAAGCGCAGCGGGTCGCCATGCTGTCGACACAGCCGATTTACATCTTACGCGAAACCTTACAATACCTTACGAACCAACGCCTAATTGCCCCTGGCTACACTTATCTACAGGACATGGTGAGCCGAGTAGTGACTGGCGAACGTCGGCGGATTACAGGCTTATTGGAAAAAGCCATGACGCCGGATGTCGACAAGCAACTCGAAGCCTTGCTTGAGTCTGAGGAAGGCATGTACCGCATCAGCCTACTCAAGCACGAGCCTAAGGATTTCAGTTACCGCGAGTTACGCCAGGAGGTTGAGCGCCGCAAATTTTTCCAGCCGCTGTATGAATTCGGGCAAAGCTTTCTGGGTACTGCCGGCCTGTCCAATGAGAGTATAAAATACTATGCCTCATTGGTTCCGTTCTACTCCGTCTATAAGCTTCGGCGCATGGCGGAACCCACAACACGCCTGTATTTGCTGTGTTTCGCCTTTCATCGCTTTCGGCAAATTAACGATAATTTGATCGAAGCGCTGATTAGTCTGATTGGCCAATACGAGAAACAAGCCAAACTTGCCGCCGATGAGGCCATGCAGCAAGCCATCGACGAAGCCGGCGCGAATCTACAGGCGGCAGGCCAAGTTCTGGAACTGTTTATCGACAATTCAATCCCCGACGAAACGCCGTTTGCGGCCGTCAAGGAAAAGGCTTTCGAACTACTCAACATCGAGAGCTTTCCTGTCGTATCCAGTTTTATGCGTAATATCGAATTAGATAAAACCGCTTTTGAATGGTCGTATTACGGCACGCTACGGCACAAATTCAAACTCAATTTACGGCATTTGTTCTGTAACCTCGATTTCGTTTGCCTAGTGTCGGATGAACCGCTGCTGGAAGCCATTTTGTTTCTACAGGAGTTGCTGCGCCAGGGCAAAACACCACGACAGATGAATCCAGCCAACTTCCCGACCGGAATCATCGCCAAGAATTTGCAGCGGTACTTGTATACCAAGGCGGAAGAACAAAAAAAGAAAACCCTGGAGGTTGATCGCTATGAGTTCCTGGTATACCGCGAGCTACGGAAGGCGCTCGAAGCCTGTGACGTATTTGTTCGGGATAGTAACGAATTTCGCAGCTTTGATGACGACCTGATCAACGCCGAGCGCTGGAATAAGGATAAAGACGCGATATTGCAAGAAATCGGCGCACCGATTCTATTGACACCGATTCAGGATACGTTAGCCGCGCTCAAGCAGGAATTGGAAGCCAAGTACAAGTCCGTGAACCAGCGTATTGAAAGCGGCGACAATAAACATATCAAAATCACCGGTAGCGGGGACAAACTTCGCTGGACATTGGTTTATCCCGCCGAGGAAGAATCAACCAACAGCCCTTTCTATGCTCAATTGCCGAGTATCGGCGTGGCCGACCTGCTTTGGTTCGTCGCTGAAAGAACAGGATTCTTGAAGTCATTTGCTCACGTTTTGGAGCGCTACGTCAAACAAGATACTGATCCCAAGCTCATTCTGGCGTGTATCGTTGCCATGGGCACCAATATGGGTTTATGGAAAATGGCGGAAGTCTCGGGACTTAGTTATTCTGCGTTGCTGACGACGGCGCGCAATTTCCTACGAGCGGAAACACTGCATGCGGCGAATGACGCCATTTCCAACGCTACGGCGGCGTTACCTGTTTTCCAAGCCTACGACATCCACCATCAGAAACATTCTAGCAGTGATGGCCAGCATATAGTCACGCAGATCGACACGATCAATGCCCGGCACTCCAGCAAATTTTTCGCTCTAAAGAAAGGCGTAAACGCCATTACCTTGGCCATGAATCATGTCCCGATTAATGCCAAGATTATCGGTGCGCACGAACACGAATCACATTTCGTGTTCGACATCCTGTACAACAATACCACGGAGATCAAGCCGGAAAGGCATTCGACGGACACGCATGGCACCAATCAGGTGAACTTCTTTACCTTGCGCGTCTTCGGCTACCAATTTTCGCCGCGTTATCGTGACCTGCATAAAAAGATCGATAGCCTGGTTGGATTCCAGCACCCGAGCCGTTATGGCGATATCCTGATTAAGCCCTCGCGTAAGGTCTTTGATACCTTAATCTGCAAGGAGTGGCCGAATATCCAGCGCATTCTGGCTTCGCTTGCTCAAAAAGACGTGACTCAAGCAACCATCGTGCGTAAGCTCGCCAGTTATAAGCGGCAGAACCAGACCAAGAAGGCACTATGGGAATTGGACAATATCTGTCGGTCGCTTCATATCCTTGATTTCATCGACGACCCGATACTCAGGCAGCGCATTCAAAAGGCACTTAATCGCGGCGAGGCGTATCACCGTATGCGACGAGCGATTTCCTATGTCAATGCCGGTAAATTCCGGGTAAAAACCGAAGCGGAGCAGCAAATCTGGAACGATTGTTCCCGACTTATTGCCAACGCCATCATCCACTACAACACGCTAATCTTGTCGCGGGTGTATGAGCTAAGACTGGCGACCGGCGACCAGGATGCTATCGAGATCATCAAAGGCATGTCGCCCGTCGCCTGGCAAAATGTGAATCTGATCGGTAAGTTTGAATTTACGGAAGAAAACGCCAAGGTTGACATCGATGCGTTGGCTGCACGCTATAACGACCCTGATTTTTGGCGGAAGTCTTTGGCGGGAGATAGCGACCTTTAA
- a CDS encoding AAA family ATPase: MTSKTKVIAVANHKGGCGKTTTVVNLASELAKMDLSVLVIDLDPQANASLHIGKKHPSEVPVTCAELLLSEVEKLPQSIYDDTNIEGVSLIYGSLNLGKAEDELKDEAPRPSEELREKINHLHGIYDVILIDCPPSLKLLTSNALAAATHLIIPIESGSQYGMYGVTDLIRLVEKIRRINPELELIGALLIRHDARQTVCKLIEASAKEQIGKLIDVRISTSTKVNQSAIAQTSVHDIDRTCKVSREFKRLADVIAKQLNLV; the protein is encoded by the coding sequence ATGACAAGTAAAACCAAAGTAATCGCTGTCGCAAATCACAAGGGCGGGTGCGGCAAAACCACGACCGTGGTCAATCTGGCGTCAGAGCTGGCGAAAATGGATCTTTCCGTACTGGTGATCGACCTCGATCCGCAAGCCAACGCCAGCCTGCACATCGGCAAAAAGCACCCGAGCGAAGTCCCGGTTACCTGCGCGGAACTGCTGTTGTCGGAGGTCGAGAAACTGCCGCAATCGATCTACGATGACACTAACATCGAAGGCGTATCTCTGATCTACGGCTCGCTCAATCTCGGCAAGGCCGAAGACGAATTGAAGGATGAAGCCCCTCGGCCCTCCGAAGAACTACGCGAAAAAATAAACCACCTTCACGGTATCTACGACGTCATCCTGATCGATTGCCCGCCCAGCCTGAAACTACTCACTAGCAACGCATTGGCCGCCGCCACGCATTTAATCATTCCGATCGAGTCCGGTTCCCAGTATGGGATGTACGGCGTTACTGATTTAATAAGGCTAGTCGAAAAAATCAGGCGCATCAATCCCGAGTTGGAATTGATCGGCGCTTTATTGATCCGACACGACGCACGGCAAACGGTTTGCAAACTGATCGAAGCTTCGGCCAAGGAGCAAATCGGCAAACTCATCGATGTCCGCATATCGACCAGCACTAAGGTAAATCAGTCCGCGATAGCGCAAACGAGCGTTCATGACATAGATCGAACCTGCAAAGTATCTCGGGAATTTAAACGGCTGGCCGACGTGATCGCCAAACAACTCAATCTTGTATAA
- a CDS encoding retroviral-like aspartic protease family protein codes for MGLQDRDYYREQLRYQKPPKKGGGSLKYLIIPALMLATLWFGADALLKYQTEERIKASLLIEPITGGVVLKSDRQGHFRGVALINDVPMPFMIDTGATKTVIPAKMATAAGLPFGRPIQTSTAGGKVYDSETQISSLKIGNAEIRNLDAHINDHIEQVLIGMNTLKHFSMTQNGDTLTLAAINEVTDRLPIEPAVNFDSISAQQPARSPEKIIKRLICDENQNCKTSYSDR; via the coding sequence ATGGGATTACAGGATCGAGACTATTACAGGGAACAACTCCGTTATCAGAAGCCTCCCAAAAAAGGCGGAGGAAGCCTGAAATACCTGATTATCCCTGCGCTTATGCTGGCCACGCTTTGGTTCGGTGCCGACGCTTTGTTGAAGTATCAAACCGAAGAGCGAATCAAAGCCTCCCTCCTCATTGAGCCCATAACCGGCGGCGTCGTTCTGAAATCGGACCGGCAGGGGCATTTCAGGGGCGTTGCTCTGATCAATGATGTTCCCATGCCCTTTATGATCGACACCGGCGCGACCAAAACCGTGATTCCCGCAAAAATGGCAACCGCTGCGGGTTTGCCTTTCGGCCGCCCCATTCAAACAAGCACGGCCGGCGGAAAAGTCTATGACAGTGAGACACAAATAAGTAGCCTGAAAATCGGCAATGCCGAAATCAGAAATCTCGACGCTCATATCAACGACCATATAGAGCAAGTGCTGATCGGGATGAACACTTTGAAGCATTTCAGCATGACGCAAAATGGGGATACTTTGACGCTCGCGGCTATCAATGAGGTCACAGACAGGCTGCCTATCGAGCCGGCAGTCAACTTTGACAGCATTTCGGCACAACAGCCCGCGAGAAGTCCGGAAAAAATCATCAAAAGACTGATCTGCGACGAAAACCAGAATTGCAAAACGTCTTACAGCGACCGATAA
- a CDS encoding putative DNA binding domain-containing protein, translating to MTIEHQLLALIAQGESLTLEFKTCAKRLNRDVYETVCAFLNRHGGTLLLGVTDSGDLTGVDPDCVAHSPFPKNPVIARFFREIGRADELGSGVRNLLKYSKAYGGKAPALVEADIFQIAIAVPESSLSTVLSNAGQATGQVTEQVDAWILNVLTACRTPKKSSEMQDVSGIKHRETFQRNYLDYLLKEDLLARTIPEKPKSPMQRYQTTAKGQQLLQGI from the coding sequence GTGACCATCGAACACCAACTACTTGCCCTCATCGCACAAGGCGAAAGCTTAACCCTCGAGTTCAAAACCTGCGCAAAGCGCCTAAACCGGGACGTCTATGAAACGGTTTGCGCTTTTCTGAACCGGCATGGCGGCACTTTGCTGCTCGGTGTCACCGATAGCGGCGACTTGACCGGCGTCGATCCAGATTGCGTGGCGCATTCGCCCTTCCCGAAAAATCCCGTCATTGCCCGCTTTTTCCGGGAGATCGGCCGGGCCGATGAACTGGGTTCGGGCGTGCGTAATCTGCTCAAGTACAGCAAAGCCTATGGCGGCAAAGCACCGGCGTTAGTGGAAGCCGATATTTTCCAAATTGCCATTGCCGTGCCCGAATCAAGCTTATCGACCGTATTATCGAATGCCGGACAAGCTACCGGACAAGTCACCGAACAAGTTGATGCCTGGATCCTCAACGTGCTGACAGCGTGCCGGACACCGAAAAAAAGCAGCGAAATGCAAGACGTTTCAGGGATTAAGCACCGCGAGACCTTTCAGCGCAATTATCTGGATTATCTGCTGAAAGAAGATCTGTTAGCGCGGACGATTCCCGAGAAACCCAAAAGTCCCATGCAGCGCTATCAGACGACCGCTAAAGGGCAACAGTTATTACAGGGTATTTGA